Proteins encoded in a region of the Flavobacterium sp. PMTSA4 genome:
- the pcaF gene encoding 3-oxoadipyl-CoA thiolase, whose translation MEAYIIDGIRTPIGSYQGSLSSVRPDDLGALVIKTVVENNPNIPKEAYDDVIMGCANQAGEDNRNVARMSLLLAGLPYTVPGETVNRLCSSGLSAIIHANRAIKAGDGHIFIAGGIENMTRGPLVISKPSSAYGTDSKMYDSSFGWRFINPKMHAMYGTDGMGETAENLVENYSISREDQDKFALNSQMKATTAQNSGRLAKEIVPVEIPQRKGNPVVFAKDEFVKPTTSLEVLSKLRPAFKKDGNVTAGNSSGLNDGAAATIIASEEAVKKYNLKPLARIVSSAVVGVEPRIMGIGPVEATKKALAKANLTLDQIDIIELNEAFASQSIACLRELGLKDDDARVNPNGGSIAIGHPLGVTGARIAYSAALELQLTQKRYALITMCIGVGQGYAAIIERV comes from the coding sequence ATGGAAGCATACATAATAGACGGAATACGTACACCAATTGGAAGTTATCAAGGAAGTTTGTCATCAGTTCGACCAGATGATTTAGGTGCATTGGTGATTAAAACAGTAGTAGAAAATAATCCAAACATTCCAAAAGAAGCTTATGACGATGTGATTATGGGTTGTGCCAATCAAGCTGGAGAAGACAATCGTAATGTGGCGAGAATGTCTTTATTATTAGCAGGATTACCTTATACTGTGCCTGGAGAAACCGTAAACCGTTTGTGTAGTTCGGGATTATCAGCCATTATTCACGCCAATCGTGCCATAAAAGCAGGTGACGGACACATTTTTATCGCTGGCGGAATTGAAAACATGACTCGCGGACCATTGGTAATTTCAAAACCATCTTCTGCTTATGGTACTGATAGTAAAATGTACGACAGCAGTTTTGGATGGCGTTTCATCAATCCTAAAATGCATGCCATGTATGGCACAGATGGAATGGGAGAAACAGCCGAAAACCTAGTGGAAAATTATTCGATTTCAAGAGAAGATCAAGATAAATTTGCCTTAAACAGTCAAATGAAAGCAACAACTGCTCAAAATTCAGGTCGTTTGGCAAAAGAAATTGTTCCGGTTGAAATTCCACAACGAAAAGGCAATCCTGTTGTTTTTGCAAAAGATGAATTTGTAAAACCAACAACATCATTGGAAGTTTTGTCAAAATTACGTCCAGCTTTCAAAAAAGACGGAAACGTAACCGCAGGAAATTCATCAGGTTTAAATGATGGCGCAGCAGCAACAATTATTGCTTCAGAAGAAGCTGTAAAAAAATATAATCTAAAACCATTGGCAAGAATTGTCAGTTCTGCAGTAGTTGGTGTAGAACCAAGAATAATGGGAATTGGTCCGGTTGAAGCAACTAAAAAAGCGTTGGCAAAAGCCAATTTAACCTTAGATCAAATCGACATCATAGAATTAAACGAAGCCTTCGCTTCACAAAGTATAGCTTGTTTACGCGAATTAGGCTTAAAAGACGATGACGCAAGAGTAAACCCAAATGGTGGTTCCATAGCAATCGGACATCCATTAGGAGTAACAGGAGCAAGAATTGCCTATTCAGCAGCATTAGAATTACAACTGACTCAAAAAAGATACGCATTAATCACAATGTGCATAGGAGTAGGACAAGGTTATGCAGCAATTATCGAAAGAGTATAA
- the paaZ gene encoding phenylacetic acid degradation bifunctional protein PaaZ, producing the protein MKLQNYINGSWVEGQGEGTPMFDAVTGEIIGFSSTEGLDIPNVLEYGRTTGGEKLRKMTFQERGNMIKSLALYLTKKKEAFYELSYRTGATRIDSWIDIEGGFGNLFANASLRKLFPNQPFHVEGDPIDLSKGGRFMAHHILVPKHGVAVHINAFNFPVWGMLEKCAVNWMAGMPAVVLPAPQTAFLTEAVVREIIASNILPEGALQLLSGMTKSILDTVNSQDVVTFTGSAHTGKLLKNHPRLIEESVPFTMEADSLNCSILGKDAVPGTPEFDLFVREVKNEMTVKVGQKCTAIRRIIVPEELIDDVQKALASQLNKVTIGDPRLKEVRMGALVNKTQVESVKTQVNKIAQTAQMVYGNFDEVQTIGADAKKGSFLKPILMRENNPFTNTACHEIEAFGPVSTIMPYKNLEDAITLSQMGKGSLVSSIFTYDDAIARDYVIGAASHHGRILVGNREMAKQSTGHGSPLPMLVHGGPGRAGGGEEMGGVRGIKHYMQRCAIQGSPTTITEITGIYQANAKYKEAPEHPFKYHWEEIQPGMSLKTHKRTVTDTDIINFANLTWDHFYAHTDITSLDGSIFEKRTAHGYFILAAAAGLFVYPNKGPVAANYGLEECRFLRPIYHNDTVYVRLTCKQKIERDVASAEHPSGIVKWFVEVFDSEDELVAVATILTMVQKKQETFVEMTDEKIEECINKLTENTKPKWGILTPQHLLEHLEHGYRIMSGEIQDFEVATPEKILDKVHNSLYNYDKFPMGTSFPTMKKGEVEVLVHPDFETAKAKFFEARQAYKTFFKENPEAKVKNMVFGILNKYENYLLERKHLNHHFEQFDLI; encoded by the coding sequence ATGAAGTTACAAAACTACATAAACGGAAGTTGGGTTGAAGGACAAGGAGAAGGAACTCCAATGTTCGATGCAGTAACTGGCGAAATAATTGGATTTTCTTCCACAGAAGGATTAGATATTCCTAACGTTTTAGAATACGGAAGAACAACAGGTGGCGAAAAACTTCGAAAAATGACCTTCCAAGAAAGAGGAAACATGATCAAATCATTAGCCTTATATCTTACCAAAAAGAAAGAAGCTTTTTACGAATTAAGTTACCGAACAGGAGCAACCAGAATCGACAGCTGGATTGACATAGAAGGTGGATTCGGTAATTTGTTTGCTAATGCATCTTTACGAAAATTATTCCCAAACCAACCGTTTCATGTAGAAGGTGATCCAATCGACTTATCAAAAGGTGGTCGTTTTATGGCACATCATATTTTGGTTCCAAAACACGGTGTTGCGGTTCACATCAACGCATTCAATTTCCCAGTTTGGGGAATGTTAGAAAAATGTGCCGTGAATTGGATGGCAGGAATGCCAGCTGTAGTCTTGCCAGCACCACAAACGGCTTTTTTAACAGAAGCTGTAGTTAGAGAAATAATAGCATCAAACATTTTACCTGAAGGAGCTTTACAATTATTGAGTGGTATGACAAAATCTATCTTAGATACTGTAAATTCTCAAGATGTTGTAACGTTTACAGGTTCAGCCCATACAGGAAAATTACTAAAAAATCATCCAAGATTAATCGAAGAATCTGTACCATTCACTATGGAAGCCGATTCTTTAAACTGCTCAATTTTAGGAAAAGATGCCGTTCCAGGCACACCAGAATTTGATTTATTCGTAAGAGAAGTCAAAAACGAAATGACCGTTAAAGTCGGACAAAAATGTACAGCAATCCGAAGAATAATTGTTCCAGAAGAATTAATAGATGATGTTCAAAAAGCTTTGGCATCACAATTAAATAAAGTCACTATTGGTGATCCAAGATTAAAAGAAGTTCGAATGGGAGCTTTGGTAAACAAAACCCAAGTCGAAAGTGTAAAAACCCAAGTAAACAAAATCGCTCAAACAGCACAAATGGTCTACGGAAACTTTGATGAAGTTCAAACTATTGGAGCAGATGCAAAAAAAGGTTCGTTCTTGAAACCGATTTTAATGCGTGAAAATAATCCATTTACAAATACAGCATGTCACGAAATTGAAGCTTTCGGTCCGGTTTCAACAATAATGCCTTATAAAAACTTAGAAGATGCTATCACTTTATCGCAAATGGGTAAAGGTTCGTTAGTTTCTTCCATTTTCACTTATGATGATGCTATTGCAAGAGATTATGTAATCGGAGCAGCATCACATCACGGTCGAATTTTAGTAGGAAATCGTGAAATGGCAAAACAAAGTACAGGTCACGGTTCACCATTGCCAATGTTGGTTCACGGTGGTCCAGGTCGTGCTGGTGGAGGAGAAGAAATGGGTGGAGTTAGAGGAATCAAACATTACATGCAACGTTGTGCAATTCAAGGTTCACCAACAACAATTACAGAAATCACAGGTATTTATCAAGCCAATGCCAAATATAAAGAAGCACCAGAACATCCTTTCAAATACCATTGGGAAGAGATTCAACCTGGAATGTCGTTGAAAACGCATAAGCGTACAGTTACTGATACAGATATCATCAATTTCGCCAATTTAACTTGGGATCATTTTTATGCACATACCGATATTACTTCGCTTGACGGAAGTATTTTCGAAAAAAGAACTGCGCATGGCTATTTCATTTTAGCTGCAGCAGCGGGATTATTTGTTTATCCAAACAAAGGTCCGGTTGCGGCAAATTACGGTTTGGAAGAATGTCGTTTTTTACGTCCAATTTATCATAATGATACAGTATATGTGCGTTTAACATGCAAACAAAAAATAGAACGTGATGTAGCTTCAGCTGAACATCCAAGCGGAATTGTAAAATGGTTTGTTGAGGTTTTTGATAGTGAAGATGAATTAGTAGCAGTAGCAACTATTCTTACTATGGTTCAGAAAAAACAAGAAACATTTGTGGAGATGACAGATGAAAAAATCGAAGAATGCATCAACAAATTGACAGAAAACACAAAACCAAAATGGGGAATTTTAACGCCTCAACATTTGTTGGAACATTTAGAGCACGGTTACAGAATCATGTCAGGTGAAATTCAAGATTTTGAAGTTGCAACACCCGAGAAAATTTTAGATAAAGTACACAATTCATTATACAATTACGATAAATTCCCAATGGGAACCTCTTTTCCAACCATGAAAAAAGGAGAAGTAGAAGTATTAGTTCATCCCGATTTTGAAACAGCAAAAGCCAAGTTTTTCGAAGCCAGACAAGCTTACAAAACCTTTTTCAAAGAAAACCCAGAAGCAAAAGTAAAGAATATGGTCTTCGGAATTTTAAATAAATATGAAAATTATTTGCTTGAACGCAAGCATCTTAACCATCACTTCGAACAATTCGATTTGATATAA
- a CDS encoding acyltransferase: protein MIYEFKGFIPVIHESSFIHPQAAVTGNVIIGKDVYVGPGAAIRGDWGEIIIEDGCNVQENCTIHMFPGKTIVLKAGSHIGHGAIIHGANIGKNCLVGMNSVIMDDANVGDECIIGALTFVKAGMQIPNRKMVVGNPATIIKDVSDEMIDWKTKGTALYQQLPKECYETLKAVEPLREIPKNRPTQEAFYKTLEEFRKK from the coding sequence ATGATTTACGAATTCAAAGGATTTATTCCGGTCATACACGAAAGTAGTTTCATTCATCCGCAGGCTGCTGTTACGGGTAATGTGATTATTGGAAAAGATGTGTATGTTGGTCCTGGTGCTGCCATTCGTGGTGATTGGGGAGAAATTATTATTGAAGACGGATGCAATGTTCAGGAAAATTGTACCATTCATATGTTTCCAGGAAAGACAATTGTTTTGAAAGCCGGATCACATATTGGTCATGGAGCCATCATTCACGGAGCCAACATTGGTAAAAATTGTTTGGTTGGGATGAATTCGGTTATTATGGATGATGCAAACGTTGGTGACGAATGTATCATTGGAGCTTTAACCTTTGTAAAAGCAGGCATGCAAATCCCAAATAGAAAAATGGTAGTGGGTAATCCGGCAACCATTATAAAAGATGTTTCCGATGAAATGATTGATTGGAAAACCAAAGGGACAGCGTTGTATCAACAATTACCAAAAGAATGTTACGAAACGTTAAAAGCTGTTGAACCGTTAAGAGAAATTCCAAAAAACAGACCGACACAGGAAGCTTTTTACAAAACATTAGAAGAATTTAGAAAAAAATAA
- the paaD gene encoding 1,2-phenylacetyl-CoA epoxidase subunit PaaD, which produces MTQTLEHIDQKLFEILETVSDPEIPVLSIMEMGVVRSVKKVDNVIEVQITPTYSGCPAMDVIGEDIVKAFKDKGYKAKVELILSPAWTTDWITEKGRKALEKYGIASPLSESADKEALLGNKKVVKCPQCGSFNTKLVSQFGSTACKALFKCEDCLEPFDYFKCLK; this is translated from the coding sequence ATGACACAAACTTTAGAACATATCGACCAAAAACTATTCGAAATACTCGAAACAGTTTCAGATCCAGAAATTCCGGTTTTATCAATAATGGAAATGGGAGTTGTTCGTTCGGTAAAGAAAGTTGATAATGTTATTGAAGTTCAAATAACACCAACCTATAGTGGTTGTCCTGCGATGGATGTTATTGGTGAAGATATTGTAAAAGCATTTAAAGACAAAGGTTACAAAGCCAAAGTTGAATTAATATTATCACCAGCTTGGACAACCGATTGGATAACAGAAAAAGGTAGAAAAGCGTTAGAAAAATACGGAATTGCTTCGCCATTATCTGAATCAGCGGATAAAGAAGCACTTCTTGGAAATAAAAAAGTAGTGAAATGTCCACAATGTGGTTCATTCAACACAAAATTAGTTAGTCAGTTTGGGTCAACAGCATGTAAAGCATTGTTTAAATGCGAAGATTGTTTAGAACCATTTGACTACTTCAAATGTTTAAAATAA
- a CDS encoding PaaI family thioesterase encodes MEGTKIPYKMLSLDAYSQWLGIEILECEIGRCKVAMTVRREMLNSMNKAHGGITYSLADTAFGFAANTHGRFAVSIETSINHIEAVNEGDYLVAESIIEKVNNKLGFNIIEVKRGDEMVALFKGVVYRTQKEWEQ; translated from the coding sequence ATGGAAGGAACAAAAATACCATACAAAATGCTTTCTCTTGATGCTTACAGTCAATGGTTAGGTATCGAAATTTTAGAATGTGAAATAGGACGATGCAAAGTAGCGATGACCGTTAGAAGAGAAATGCTGAACAGTATGAACAAAGCACATGGTGGAATAACCTATTCCTTGGCTGATACAGCATTTGGATTTGCCGCCAATACTCATGGAAGGTTTGCCGTTTCTATCGAAACTTCTATTAATCACATAGAAGCTGTAAATGAAGGTGATTATTTGGTTGCCGAATCTATCATAGAAAAAGTAAATAATAAACTCGGATTTAATATTATCGAAGTAAAACGCGGCGATGAAATGGTAGCACTTTTCAAAGGAGTTGTTTATCGAACACAAAAAGAATGGGAACAATAA
- the paaB gene encoding 1,2-phenylacetyl-CoA epoxidase subunit PaaB — MMKNWPLWEVFIRSKNGLEHRHCGSLHASDATMALENARDVYTRRMEGVSIWVVPSAQITASNPDDSAELFEPAKDKAYRHPTFYELPDELKHM; from the coding sequence ATTATGAAAAATTGGCCGCTTTGGGAAGTATTTATAAGAAGTAAAAACGGATTAGAACATCGTCATTGTGGTTCATTGCATGCAAGCGATGCTACAATGGCTTTAGAAAATGCTCGTGATGTTTATACTAGAAGAATGGAAGGTGTAAGTATTTGGGTTGTTCCATCAGCTCAAATAACAGCTTCTAATCCAGATGATAGCGCTGAACTTTTCGAGCCAGCAAAAGATAAAGCTTATCGTCATCCAACTTTTTATGAACTTCCAGACGAATTGAAACACATGTAA
- a CDS encoding dihydrolipoamide acetyltransferase family protein, translating to MPIIEFKMPKMGESISEATIISWLKNVGDFVDAEETILEVATDKVDSEVASPVSGTISEIRFQKDDIVAVGSVLALINSDVQSTSEKKEVISNIKTETKEEVKQSNTEFKQLKSNPDAFLSPLIISIAQKENLSLEEVQSIPGSGTDGRIQKSDVFNYLKNRKYPLKSIPTTNNQQPTTSSYPKPKINYVEGKDRIVEMDRMRKMIADHMVYSKQTSPHVTSYIEVDVTNLVDWRNANKNKFQEKYKEKLTFTPIFVQAVAKAIEDFPLINVSVDDKKIYVHKDINIGMATALPSGNLIVPVVKNANEKDLVSLAKDVNQLAEASRNNKLKPEQIQGSTFTISNVGTFGSLMGTPIINQPEVAILALGIIKKRPEVITTEKGDEIAIRSMMYLSLSFDHRVVDGFLGGSFLRKVGDYLEQFDTNTTI from the coding sequence ATGCCAATAATAGAATTCAAAATGCCCAAAATGGGTGAAAGTATATCCGAAGCAACGATAATTTCCTGGTTGAAAAACGTAGGCGATTTTGTGGATGCTGAGGAAACAATTTTAGAAGTGGCAACTGATAAAGTCGATAGTGAAGTTGCTTCACCAGTTTCGGGAACGATTTCCGAAATTCGTTTTCAAAAAGACGATATTGTTGCAGTCGGAAGCGTTTTGGCATTAATCAATTCTGATGTTCAGTCAACTTCAGAAAAAAAAGAAGTTATAAGTAATATAAAAACAGAAACTAAAGAAGAAGTTAAGCAATCGAATACAGAATTTAAGCAACTAAAAAGCAATCCAGACGCATTTCTTTCACCTTTGATTATAAGTATTGCTCAAAAAGAAAATCTTTCTTTAGAAGAAGTACAAAGTATTCCAGGTTCTGGAACAGATGGAAGAATTCAAAAAAGTGATGTTTTTAATTATTTAAAAAACAGAAAGTATCCCTTAAAATCAATACCAACAACCAATAACCAACAACCAACAACTTCTTCATATCCAAAACCCAAAATTAATTACGTAGAAGGCAAAGACCGAATTGTTGAAATGGACAGAATGCGCAAAATGATAGCGGATCACATGGTCTATTCTAAGCAAACTTCTCCTCACGTAACTTCATACATTGAAGTAGATGTTACGAATTTGGTAGATTGGAGAAATGCTAACAAAAATAAATTTCAAGAAAAATACAAGGAAAAACTAACTTTTACACCAATATTTGTTCAAGCAGTAGCCAAAGCAATCGAAGATTTTCCATTAATCAATGTTTCGGTGGATGATAAAAAGATTTATGTTCACAAAGACATTAATATCGGAATGGCAACCGCTTTACCAAGTGGAAATTTAATTGTTCCTGTGGTAAAAAATGCTAATGAAAAAGATTTAGTTTCTTTAGCAAAAGACGTAAATCAATTAGCAGAAGCTTCACGAAATAATAAATTAAAACCCGAACAAATTCAAGGAAGTACGTTCACGATTTCAAACGTGGGAACTTTTGGTAGTTTAATGGGAACACCAATCATTAACCAACCGGAAGTAGCTATTTTAGCCTTAGGAATTATCAAAAAAAGACCTGAAGTTATCACAACCGAAAAAGGAGACGAAATTGCCATTAGAAGTATGATGTACCTTTCGCTTTCCTTCGACCACAGAGTTGTAGATGGGTTTTTAGGTGGTTCATTTTTACGAAAAGTAGGCGATTATTTAGAACAATTTGACACAAATACAACTATATAA
- a CDS encoding 3-hydroxyacyl-CoA dehydrogenase NAD-binding domain-containing protein, whose amino-acid sequence MKVAVIGSGTMGSGIAQVAATAGCEVKVFDTNQEALNRSKANLENILSKLVEKEKISEKVKFEITSNVSFANTLGELSHSDLIIEAIVENFEIKKKLFADLENYVSPDTILASNTSSLSITSIAASCHKPERVIGIHFFNPAPLMQLVEVVPSIQTSEEVLNKTVQTISDWKKVVAVAKDTPGFIVNRVARPFYSESLRILEEGFADMATIDWSFKEIGSFKMGPFELMDFIGHDVNYVVTETVFTAFYFDPRYKPSLTQKRLVEAGYLGRKSGRGFYDYSKDLPKPTEDRIKAQQIFDRVLVMLINEAADAFFLNIASAKDIDNAMTKGVNYPKGLLAWADEKGINWCVEKLDELYNEYREDRYRCSPILRKMNKENKTFF is encoded by the coding sequence ATGAAAGTAGCAGTTATTGGTTCAGGAACAATGGGTAGCGGAATTGCGCAAGTTGCCGCAACTGCTGGTTGTGAAGTAAAAGTATTTGACACTAATCAAGAAGCATTAAATAGAAGTAAAGCTAATCTCGAAAATATTTTATCTAAATTAGTTGAGAAAGAAAAAATTTCTGAAAAAGTTAAGTTTGAAATTACCAGTAATGTTTCTTTTGCAAACACTTTAGGCGAATTATCACATTCTGATTTGATTATTGAAGCAATAGTTGAAAATTTTGAAATTAAGAAAAAACTATTTGCCGATTTAGAAAATTATGTTTCTCCAGATACTATTTTAGCATCCAATACATCATCATTATCCATAACTTCCATTGCAGCTTCTTGCCATAAACCAGAACGTGTTATTGGAATTCATTTTTTTAATCCAGCACCATTAATGCAATTAGTGGAAGTTGTTCCATCAATTCAAACTAGTGAAGAGGTTTTAAATAAAACAGTTCAAACTATTTCTGATTGGAAAAAAGTAGTTGCTGTAGCAAAAGACACACCAGGATTTATAGTAAATCGTGTAGCTCGACCATTTTACAGCGAAAGTTTGCGAATTCTAGAAGAAGGTTTTGCTGATATGGCAACAATCGATTGGAGTTTTAAAGAAATTGGTAGTTTCAAAATGGGACCATTTGAATTAATGGATTTCATTGGTCACGATGTAAATTATGTAGTAACCGAAACCGTTTTCACAGCATTCTATTTCGACCCAAGATACAAACCATCATTAACCCAAAAACGTTTAGTCGAAGCAGGTTATCTTGGAAGAAAATCAGGAAGAGGTTTTTATGATTACAGTAAAGATTTGCCAAAGCCAACAGAAGATAGAATCAAAGCACAACAAATATTCGACAGAGTTTTAGTAATGTTAATTAACGAAGCAGCCGATGCTTTCTTTTTAAACATTGCATCAGCGAAAGACATCGATAATGCCATGACCAAAGGAGTAAATTATCCAAAAGGATTATTAGCTTGGGCAGATGAAAAAGGAATCAATTGGTGTGTTGAAAAATTAGACGAATTATACAACGAATACCGTGAAGATAGATACCGTTGCAGCCCAATTTTGAGAAAGATGAATAAAGAAAATAAAACCTTTTTTTAA
- the paaC gene encoding 1,2-phenylacetyl-CoA epoxidase subunit PaaC, translated as MKENLIQYIYGIADNDLILAQRLGELCGHGPSLETDIAMTNISLDLFGQVRSYYQYAAKILGNESTEDTIAFLRNEREYKNVLLVEQPNRDFGYTIARQFLFDNFHLLLLNELQNSKDEILAAIAKKSIKEVSYHVRFSSDWIKRLGDGTEESHSRIQTAINYLWVYTDELFHVTDADKAMINEGIGVDVRSLKEPFYKKINEVLEEATLQTLDIQYFQKGGKQGIHTEHLGYLLTEMQYMQRTFPKMEW; from the coding sequence ATGAAAGAAAATTTAATTCAATACATCTACGGAATAGCAGATAATGACTTGATTTTAGCTCAACGTCTAGGAGAACTTTGTGGTCATGGACCAAGTTTGGAAACCGATATTGCAATGACCAATATTTCTCTCGATTTGTTTGGACAAGTAAGAAGTTATTACCAATATGCTGCTAAAATATTGGGTAATGAATCAACAGAAGACACTATTGCTTTTTTAAGAAATGAAAGAGAATACAAAAATGTGCTTCTAGTAGAACAACCAAATCGTGATTTTGGATATACAATTGCAAGACAATTTTTATTTGATAATTTTCACTTGTTACTGTTGAATGAATTACAAAATAGCAAAGATGAAATCCTTGCTGCCATTGCTAAAAAAAGTATCAAAGAAGTAAGTTATCATGTGCGTTTTTCTTCTGATTGGATAAAACGATTGGGTGATGGAACTGAAGAAAGCCATTCTAGAATTCAAACCGCTATAAATTATTTGTGGGTTTATACAGACGAGTTATTTCATGTGACTGATGCTGATAAAGCTATGATTAATGAAGGAATTGGAGTTGATGTTCGATCACTAAAAGAACCTTTTTATAAAAAAATAAATGAAGTTCTAGAAGAAGCAACATTACAAACACTAGATATTCAATATTTCCAAAAAGGAGGAAAACAAGGCATTCATACAGAACATTTAGGTTATTTATTAACTGAAATGCAATACATGCAACGCACTTTTCCAAAAATGGAATGGTAA
- a CDS encoding enoyl-CoA hydratase-related protein codes for MSNSIELKIENKIAFIILNRPDVFNSFNREMALSMQEKLDNCASDSNIRAIVISGNGKAFCAGQDLKEVTEPELNPGFRKILEEHYNPIIKKIRTIEKPIIAAVNGVAAGAGANIALACDVVVAVESASFIQAFSKIGLIPDSGGTFFLPRLIGFQKASALMMLGDKVSAVEALNMGMIYKIFPTGLFEEEVKSLAETLANMPTKALGLTKRLLNQSMTNDLVAQLDLESDLQIEASSSNDYKEGVTAFVEKRKPEFNGN; via the coding sequence ATGAGCAATTCAATTGAATTAAAAATTGAAAATAAAATAGCATTTATAATACTGAATCGTCCAGACGTTTTCAATAGTTTCAATCGCGAAATGGCATTGTCTATGCAAGAAAAATTAGATAATTGTGCTAGCGATTCAAATATAAGAGCCATCGTAATTTCCGGAAACGGAAAAGCATTTTGTGCCGGACAAGATTTAAAAGAAGTTACAGAACCAGAATTGAATCCAGGTTTTAGAAAAATATTAGAAGAACACTACAATCCAATCATCAAAAAAATTAGAACTATCGAAAAACCTATTATAGCTGCTGTTAATGGCGTTGCCGCTGGTGCTGGAGCAAATATTGCTTTAGCTTGTGATGTAGTTGTAGCTGTTGAAAGTGCAAGTTTTATTCAAGCATTTAGCAAAATAGGATTAATTCCAGATAGTGGTGGAACATTTTTTTTACCTAGATTAATTGGTTTTCAAAAAGCTTCTGCTTTAATGATGCTTGGAGATAAAGTTTCAGCTGTTGAAGCTTTGAACATGGGAATGATTTATAAAATATTTCCAACAGGATTGTTTGAAGAAGAAGTTAAAAGTTTAGCTGAAACGTTAGCCAATATGCCAACAAAAGCACTAGGATTAACCAAACGCTTATTAAATCAATCAATGACAAATGATTTGGTTGCCCAATTAGATTTAGAAAGTGATTTACAAATTGAAGCCAGTTCTTCCAATGATTATAAAGAAGGTGTGACGGCCTTTGTAGAAAAAAGAAAACCAGAGTTCAATGGAAACTAA
- a CDS encoding enoyl-CoA hydratase/isomerase family protein, translating to MEAYVKQEIKNKIATIEFFHPEHNSLPSNILAKLANTITEVGNNNEVKVIILKSGGDRTFCAGASFQELISINEAATGKVFFSGFANVINAMRKCPKFIIGRIQGKTVGGGVGIAAATDYCMATKFAAIKLSELNVGIGPFVVAPAIERKIGVSAMSQIAIDANSFYEADWARQKGLFTKVFDTIEELDVEVQKFAEHLCTYNPEAMQEMKKVFWRGTEDWDNLLAERAAISGRLVLSDFTKETLKKFK from the coding sequence ATGGAAGCATACGTAAAACAAGAAATAAAAAACAAAATCGCAACAATCGAGTTCTTTCATCCAGAACACAACTCATTACCAAGCAATATATTAGCAAAATTAGCTAACACCATCACAGAAGTTGGGAACAACAACGAAGTAAAAGTCATCATCTTAAAAAGTGGAGGAGACAGAACTTTCTGTGCAGGAGCAAGTTTTCAAGAATTAATTTCCATAAACGAAGCAGCAACCGGAAAAGTATTCTTCTCAGGATTTGCCAACGTAATCAATGCGATGCGTAAATGTCCAAAATTCATCATAGGAAGAATTCAGGGAAAAACTGTTGGTGGTGGTGTTGGTATTGCAGCAGCTACTGATTATTGTATGGCAACAAAATTTGCAGCGATAAAATTATCTGAGTTAAATGTAGGCATTGGACCATTTGTCGTAGCACCAGCTATCGAAAGAAAAATTGGCGTTTCAGCCATGTCACAAATAGCTATTGATGCCAATTCCTTTTATGAAGCCGATTGGGCAAGACAAAAAGGATTGTTTACAAAAGTTTTTGATACCATTGAAGAATTAGATGTAGAAGTACAAAAATTTGCCGAACATTTATGTACCTATAATCCAGAAGCGATGCAGGAAATGAAAAAAGTTTTTTGGCGTGGAACAGAAGATTGGGACAACCTTTTAGCCGAACGAGCAGCAATTAGCGGAAGATTAGTGTTGTCTGATTTTACAAAAGAAACGCTGAAGAAGTTTAAATAA